A stretch of Eleutherodactylus coqui strain aEleCoq1 chromosome 2, aEleCoq1.hap1, whole genome shotgun sequence DNA encodes these proteins:
- the CALU gene encoding calumenin isoform X2 produces the protein MAKVYLFLCLGLWTSYALSKPTEKKERVHHDPQLSDKLHDDAQNFDYDHDAFLGAEEAKTFDQLTPEESKERLGLIVSKIDLDNDGFVTEGELTEWIKKAQRRYVYDNVERQWQEFDMNHDGLISWEEYRNVTYGTYLDDPDPDNSFNYKQMMVRDERRFKMADKDGDLIATKDEFTAFLHPEEYDYMKDIVVLETMEDIDKNGDGVIDLNEYIGDMYSHDGDTDEPEWVKTEREQFVEFRDKNRDGKMDKEETKDWILPSDYDHAEAEARHLVYESDQNKDGKLTREEIVDKYDLFVGSQATDFGEALVRHDEF, from the exons ATGGCAAAGGTTTACCTCTTCTTGTGCCTTGGCCTTTGGACGTCTTATGCCCTTTCCAAACCTACCGAAAAGAAAGAACGTGTTCATCATGACCCTCAACTGAGTGATAAGTTGCATGATGACGCACAGAACTTTGACTATGACCATGATGCTTTTTTGGGAGCAGAGGAAGCTAAAACATTTGACCAGCTGACACCAGAGGAGAGCAAAGAGAGGCTGGG ACTCATTGTAAGTAAAATAGACTTGGATAATGATGGGTTTGTGACGGAGGGGGAGCTCACAGAATGGATCAAGAAAGCTCAAAGGAGATATGTGTACGACAACGTGGAGCGGCAATGGCAGGAGTTTGACATGAACCACGATGGGCTCATATCGTGGGAGGAGTACAGAAATGTCACCTATGGCACTTACCTGG ATGATCCAGATCCTGACAACAGTTTTaattataaacagatgatggttcGCGATGAGCGGCGCTTTAAAATGGCTGATAAGGATGGCGATCTTATTGCTACTAAAGACGAATTCACAGCATTCTTACACCCTGAAGAGTATGACTACATGAAAGATATTGTTGTGCTG GAAACAATGGAAGATATTGACAAAAATGGAGATGGTGTCATTGACTTGAACGAATACATAG GTGATATGTACAGCCATGATGGTGATACTGACGAGCCAGAGTGGGTGAAAACCGAGAGAGAGCAGTTTGTTGAGTTCAGAGACAAGAACCGCGATGGCAAAATGGATAAGGAGGAAACTAAAGACTGGATCCTACCATCTGACTACGACCACGCTGAGGCTGAAGCTCGCCACCTTGTATATGAATCGGATCAAAACAAG GATGGAAAACTGACGCGAGAAGAGATTGTGGATAAATATGACTTATTCGTGGGTAGCCAGGCGACAGATTTCGGCGAGGCACTGGTCAGACATGATGAATTCTAA
- the CALU gene encoding calumenin isoform X1 gives MAKVYLFLCLGLWTSYALSKPTEKKERVHHDPQLSDKLHDDAQNFDYDHDAFLGAEEAKTFDQLTPEESKERLGKIVGKIDADKDGLVTVEELRDWIKYAQKRWIYEDVERQWKGHDLNGDNLVSWEEYKNATYGYIFDDPDPDNSFNYKQMMVRDERRFKMADKDGDLIATKDEFTAFLHPEEYDYMKDIVVLETMEDIDKNGDGVIDLNEYIGDMYSHDGDTDEPEWVKTEREQFVEFRDKNRDGKMDKEETKDWILPSDYDHAEAEARHLVYESDQNKDGKLTREEIVDKYDLFVGSQATDFGEALVRHDEF, from the exons ATGGCAAAGGTTTACCTCTTCTTGTGCCTTGGCCTTTGGACGTCTTATGCCCTTTCCAAACCTACCGAAAAGAAAGAACGTGTTCATCATGACCCTCAACTGAGTGATAAGTTGCATGATGACGCACAGAACTTTGACTATGACCATGATGCTTTTTTGGGAGCAGAGGAAGCTAAAACATTTGACCAGCTGACACCAGAGGAGAGCAAAGAGAGGCTGGG AAAGATTGTGGGTAAGATAGATGCAGACAAGGATGGTCTTGTAACAGTCGAGGAACTAAGGGATTGGATAAAATATGCACAGAAGAGGTGGATTTATGAGGACGTAGAGCGACAATGGAAGGGTCATGATCTCAATGGTGACAACCTGGTGTCATGGGAAGAATATAAAAATGCCACCTATGGTTACATATTCG ATGATCCAGATCCTGACAACAGTTTTaattataaacagatgatggttcGCGATGAGCGGCGCTTTAAAATGGCTGATAAGGATGGCGATCTTATTGCTACTAAAGACGAATTCACAGCATTCTTACACCCTGAAGAGTATGACTACATGAAAGATATTGTTGTGCTG GAAACAATGGAAGATATTGACAAAAATGGAGATGGTGTCATTGACTTGAACGAATACATAG GTGATATGTACAGCCATGATGGTGATACTGACGAGCCAGAGTGGGTGAAAACCGAGAGAGAGCAGTTTGTTGAGTTCAGAGACAAGAACCGCGATGGCAAAATGGATAAGGAGGAAACTAAAGACTGGATCCTACCATCTGACTACGACCACGCTGAGGCTGAAGCTCGCCACCTTGTATATGAATCGGATCAAAACAAG GATGGAAAACTGACGCGAGAAGAGATTGTGGATAAATATGACTTATTCGTGGGTAGCCAGGCGACAGATTTCGGCGAGGCACTGGTCAGACATGATGAATTCTAA